The DNA window CTCGAGTACTGAGGCAGGGAGTCCCGATGAGTGAGTTCAAGCTGCCCGACGTGGGCGAGGGCCTGACCGAGGCCGAGATCGTGGGCTGGAAGGTCAAGGTCGGCGACGTCGTCGCGATCAACGACATCATCGTCGAGATCGAGACCGCGAAGTCGATCGTCGAGCTGCCGTCGCCGTACGCCGGCACGGTGACCGCGCTGATGGTGTCCGAGGGAGAGATGGTCCCGGTCGGCACGCCGATCATCGCCATCGGCGACCCCGCGGCCGCGGAGCCCGAGATCGACCTGTCCAACCCGGCCGCCTCGGGCGGCGGCGAGGGCGAGTCGCTGGTCGGCCGCAACAAGGCCGACCGGGGCCCGGTCCGGCGCGCGCGCAAGGTCGCGTCGGGCGCGATGGCCGCCCACATGCAGGCGCAGGCCGCGTTCGAGTCCGGTGCGGCCCCGATGGTCGAGGCGGAGGACGAGCCCGAGCCCGCCGTACCGTCGACTCCTGCTCCTGCCGCGCCGGTCGCCGTACGCACGCTGGCGAAGCCGCCCGTGCGCAAGCTGGCCAAGGACCTCGGGGTCGACCTCTCGACGCTGACGCCGACGGGGCGCGACGGGACCGTCTCGCGAGACGACGTCCACGCTGCCGCGGGGTCGACGGTGGTCGAGGAGGTGGCGCAGCAGCCGTCTCGGACCCCCGTCGTTGCCGGGGAGCGGGAGACCCGGGAGCCGATCAAGGGCGTCCGCAAGATGATGGGCCAGGCGATGGTGAGCTCCGCGTTCACGATCCCGCACGTCACCGAGTGGGTGACCGTCGACGTGACCCGCACGATGGAGCTCGTCGACCGGCTGCGGACCCGGCGCGAGTGGCGCGACGTGAAGGTGTCGCCCCTGCTGGTGCTCGCGCGCGCCGTGATGCTCGCGATGCGGCGTACGCCGGAGATCAACTCGGTGTGGGACGAGCCGGCCGGCGAGGTCGTCTTCAAGAGCTACGTCAACCTCGGCATCGCCGCGGCGACCCCGCGCGGGCTGGTGGTGCCCAACGTCAAGGACGCCCAGGACCTGTCGCTGATGGAGCTCGCCTCGGCGTTCAACGCCCTGGTCGCGACGGCCCGCGACGGCAAGACGCAGCCCGCCGAGATGAGCGGGGGGACGTTCACGATCACCAACGTCGGCCCGTTCGGCGTCGACGGCGGCACCCCGATCATCAACCCGGGGGAGTCCGCGATCCTGTGCTTCGGTGCCATCAAGAAGGCGCCGTGGGTGGTCGAGGACGAGATCGTCGTGCGTCAGGTGTGCACGCTCTCGCTGTCCTTCGACCACCGCCACATCGACGGCGAGAAGGGCTCGCGGTTCCTCGCCGACGTGGCCGGCATCCTGGAGGACCCGGCCTCGGCGCTGCTCTTCTGAGCCTCAGTGGCCGGAGGCGTCCAGTGCCTCGGCGGTGAGGCGCTGGCCGAGCTCGATCATCTCGGTGACCCGGTGGAAGTCGAGCGAGCGCGCGGCGGAGACCGGGACCGTGACGAGCACGTCCGGCGGCAGGCCGGCCATCCGGTAGCGGGCGATCAACCCCTGCATCGCGTCCATCGAGAGACCGACGACGTCGGAGATCCGCAGCGGGTCGGGCTCGACCGGCTCGGGCTCGACGTCCTCGCGCTCGCGGCCGACCGTACGGCGCACCCGGTCCACGAGCTCCTCGCGCCAGGTCGGTGTGGCCGGCTCGCGGGCCGGGCTGCTGGGGTCCTTGGCGCTGCGGTCGCCCTGCAGTGAGATCGCGATGGTGAGGTCCGCAGCGGACGCGGCCGTGGGCTCGATGGGGACGGGGTTCATCAGGCCCCCGTCCGCCAGCAGGCGGCCGTTCATGACCACCGGCGTGATGACGCCCGGGATCGCGATCGAGGCGCGGACCGCGGACAGCAGCGGGCCGCGCTGGAACCAGACCTCGCGACGGGCGCGCAGGTCGGTGGCGACCGCGGTGAACGCCATCGGCAGGTCCTCGATCAGCTGCTGGCCGATCAGGTCCTCGACCTCGGCGAAGATCCGGTTGGCGGCGATCGCGCCGCCCGCCGACCACTTCGGGTCGAGGAGCCGGAGGATCTCGCGCTGCTTCAGGTTGCGGACCCACTCGGTGTACTGGTCGAGCGCGCCGGCGGCGTACAGGCCCCCGACCAGGGCGCCCATCGACGAGCCGGCGACGGCGATGACCTCGTGCCCGCGGGACTCGATCTCGGCGATCGCGCCGATGTGGGCGTAGCCGCGCGCACCGCCGGAGCCGAGGACGAGGGCGACGCGCACACCGTCGAGCCTACGGCTCGATGCCGGAGACCTCCCAGCCCTGCGGGGCGATCGGGTGCAGGATCGCGTCGGTGCCGCCGTCGACGTAGATCACCGAGCCGACGATGTTGGCGGCTCCGTCGGACAGCAGGAAGCAGATCGTCGCGGCGACCTCCTCAGCCCTGCCGGTCCGGCCGATCGCGTTGGGGTAGGCGTCGATGTGCGGACCGAAGACCGGGTCGGCGCGCATCTCGGCGACCATCGGGGTCTCGGTCGCCCCGGGGGCGACCGAGTTGAGCCGGATGCCGGCGCCTGCCCACTCGGGCTTCACGCCCTCGCGCCGCGCCCACCACGCGAGCCCGGCCTTGCTCGCCGGGTAGACCATGACCGACTCCACCTTCGCGGCCTCCGCGCGCGCCAGCGCCTCGTCGCCGCGCAGGCAGGCCTGGGCGACGGCGGCGTTCCAGCCGGGCATGCCGGTGATGGAGTTGGAGGCGAGCAGCACGACGCCCGCGCCGCCCTCGGCCGCACCGCGCGTGAGCTCGTCGTGGAGCCCGGTGACCAGGGCGATCGCCCCGAAGAAGTTGATCGACACCAGCAGCGCCGAGTCGACGCCCGTGCGCCCGGTGATCCCGGCCGCCGGCACCAGCCCGTGCAGGACGTCGGTGCGCTTCCGTACGCCGGCCACCGCCGCCGCACGACCCTCGGGCGTCGCCAGGTCGGCGGTCACCTCGACGCTGGTGCCGGGCCGGTCGATGCCGATCACCCGGTGGCCCTGGTCCCGGAGCATCGCGGTCGTGGCCGCCCCGATCCCCGATGCGGCCCCGCTCACGGCGTACGTCCTCATGGCCGGAACTGTAACGCGTTCTAGTGGTAGCCCGGGTGCCCTTCGCTGCCGCCCAGCCGCTCGGCGACCTTGCCGGGCCTCGCCTGGCTGCTGGGACGCCGTACCGACGACGAGCCGCGCCGCTACCGGATCGTGCTGGCCGCGGTGACGGCGTACGGCGCGGCCGCCCTCGTGGTGCTCGTCCTCAACCTGGCCCGCGTCTAGGGCTCATGCGTAGCGGCGGGCCCGGTCGGCGGGGGAGCCGGGACCGGACTCGAGCAGCGCCGCGAGCTCGTGCTCGAGCACGGCGCCCACCCGCTGGCAGAACGCCTCGGGCTCGTCGGCGGCGTCGGGCAGCTCGGCGACGATCCGGTCGACGATGCCGCGGTCGCGGAGGTCGAGGGCACGGACCTTCTGGGAGCGGGCCATCTCGGGTGCGTGGTCGAGGTCGCGGTGCACGATCGCGCTCGCGCCCTCGGGCGGCAGCGGCGACAGCCAGGCGTGCTGCGCGGCGATCACCCGGTCGGCGGGCAGGAACGCCAGGGCCCCGCCGCCGTTGCCCTCGCCGAGCATCAGGCACAGGGTCGGCGCGGCGAGCGTCACCAGCTCGTTGAGGCAGCGGGCGATCTCGCCGGCCATGCCGCCGTTCTCGGCCTCGGCCGACAGTGCGGCCCCGCGGGTGTCGATCACGGTCACGAGCGGCAGCCCGAGGTCGGCGGCCAGCTTCATGCCGCGCTGGGCCTCGCGCAGTGCCTCGGGACCCATCGGGTGCTCCGCGGTCTGGCCGCGACGGTCCTGGCCGAGGAACACGCACGGCGCCTGGCCGAAGCTGACGAGCGCGAGCAGCAGCCCGGGGTCCCGCTCGCCCTGGCCCGTGCCGTTGAGCGGGATCACGTCGCTGGCGGCGTACTTCAGCAGCCGTCGTACGCCGGGCCGGTCGGGCCGCCGCGACCGCGTGACCGCGTCCCACGTCTCGACGTCGGGGAGCGGGGTGAGCGGCACCGGGTCGGGCACGGGGCTGATGCCGTGCCGCGGGGCGAGCAGGATCGACAGCGCCCGGTCGAGGATCCCGGCGACCTCCTCCGGCGGCAGGACCGCGTCGAGGATCCCGTGCGCGTACAGGTTCTCCGCCGTCTGGACGCCCTCCGGGAAGGGCTTGCCGTAGAGCGCCTCGTAGACGCGCGGCCCGAGGAACCCGATCAGGGCGCCGGTCTCGCCGACCGTCATGTGGCCGAGCGACCCCCACGACGCCATCACGCCGCCGGTCGTGGGGTGGCGGAGGTAGACGAGGTACGGCAGCGCCGCGGCCTTGTGCGCCGCCACCGCCTGGGTGATTCGGACCATCTGCACGAACGCCGGCGTCCCCTCCTGCATGCGGGTGCCGCCGCTGATCGGGCCGGCGAGCAGCGGCAGCCCTTCGCGGGTGGCGCGCTCGATCGCCGCGACCAGGCGGTCCGCGGAGGCTCGGCCGATCGACCCCGCGAGGAACCGGAACTCACCCATCACGACCGCCACCCGCCGACCGTGCATGAGCCCCTCGCCGGTCAGCACCGACTCGTCGACGCCGCTCTTCTCCCGCGCGGCGGCGAGCTCGGCGACGTACGCCTCCGAGATCTCGCCGTACGACGGCGGCACGTCCCACGAGCTCCAGGAGCCCTCGTCGAGGACCAGGTCGATGAGCTCGGCGGCCGAGAGCCGTGCGGGCGTCGGGGCGTTCATCAGCGCAGGTTAGCCGCTCGGGAATACCGCCGCGGCGAGTCGGGCTCGGACTGCATGGACGAACCCCGGATCCTGCCGCTGCTGCGCGAGCGCCGCAGCGTCCGTGAGTACGACGAGACCCACGAGCTCGGCAGCGCCGATCTCGCGAGCCTGCTCGAGGCGGCCCGCTGGGCGCCGTCGGCCGGCAACTCGCAGCCCTGGGCCTTCCTGGTCGGCCGGCGCGGCGACGCCGCGCACGAGGCCTTCGTCCCGCTGCTGGCGCCGAGCGTG is part of the Nocardioides conyzicola genome and encodes:
- a CDS encoding carboxyl transferase domain-containing protein, whose product is MNAPTPARLSAAELIDLVLDEGSWSSWDVPPSYGEISEAYVAELAAAREKSGVDESVLTGEGLMHGRRVAVVMGEFRFLAGSIGRASADRLVAAIERATREGLPLLAGPISGGTRMQEGTPAFVQMVRITQAVAAHKAAALPYLVYLRHPTTGGVMASWGSLGHMTVGETGALIGFLGPRVYEALYGKPFPEGVQTAENLYAHGILDAVLPPEEVAGILDRALSILLAPRHGISPVPDPVPLTPLPDVETWDAVTRSRRPDRPGVRRLLKYAASDVIPLNGTGQGERDPGLLLALVSFGQAPCVFLGQDRRGQTAEHPMGPEALREAQRGMKLAADLGLPLVTVIDTRGAALSAEAENGGMAGEIARCLNELVTLAAPTLCLMLGEGNGGGALAFLPADRVIAAQHAWLSPLPPEGASAIVHRDLDHAPEMARSQKVRALDLRDRGIVDRIVAELPDAADEPEAFCQRVGAVLEHELAALLESGPGSPADRARRYA
- a CDS encoding SDR family oxidoreductase, with the protein product MRTYAVSGAASGIGAATTAMLRDQGHRVIGIDRPGTSVEVTADLATPEGRAAAVAGVRKRTDVLHGLVPAAGITGRTGVDSALLVSINFFGAIALVTGLHDELTRGAAEGGAGVVLLASNSITGMPGWNAAVAQACLRGDEALARAEAAKVESVMVYPASKAGLAWWARREGVKPEWAGAGIRLNSVAPGATETPMVAEMRADPVFGPHIDAYPNAIGRTGRAEEVAATICFLLSDGAANIVGSVIYVDGGTDAILHPIAPQGWEVSGIEP
- a CDS encoding dihydrolipoamide acetyltransferase family protein gives rise to the protein MSEFKLPDVGEGLTEAEIVGWKVKVGDVVAINDIIVEIETAKSIVELPSPYAGTVTALMVSEGEMVPVGTPIIAIGDPAAAEPEIDLSNPAASGGGEGESLVGRNKADRGPVRRARKVASGAMAAHMQAQAAFESGAAPMVEAEDEPEPAVPSTPAPAAPVAVRTLAKPPVRKLAKDLGVDLSTLTPTGRDGTVSRDDVHAAAGSTVVEEVAQQPSRTPVVAGERETREPIKGVRKMMGQAMVSSAFTIPHVTEWVTVDVTRTMELVDRLRTRREWRDVKVSPLLVLARAVMLAMRRTPEINSVWDEPAGEVVFKSYVNLGIAAATPRGLVVPNVKDAQDLSLMELASAFNALVATARDGKTQPAEMSGGTFTITNVGPFGVDGGTPIINPGESAILCFGAIKKAPWVVEDEIVVRQVCTLSLSFDHRHIDGEKGSRFLADVAGILEDPASALLF
- a CDS encoding patatin-like phospholipase family protein codes for the protein MRVALVLGSGGARGYAHIGAIAEIESRGHEVIAVAGSSMGALVGGLYAAGALDQYTEWVRNLKQREILRLLDPKWSAGGAIAANRIFAEVEDLIGQQLIEDLPMAFTAVATDLRARREVWFQRGPLLSAVRASIAIPGVITPVVMNGRLLADGGLMNPVPIEPTAASAADLTIAISLQGDRSAKDPSSPAREPATPTWREELVDRVRRTVGREREDVEPEPVEPDPLRISDVVGLSMDAMQGLIARYRMAGLPPDVLVTVPVSAARSLDFHRVTEMIELGQRLTAEALDASGH